Proteins encoded within one genomic window of Oryza glaberrima chromosome 12, OglaRS2, whole genome shotgun sequence:
- the LOC127756464 gene encoding ammonium transporter 3 member 1-like has translation MKQQIELKLGRAMASVAVPEWLNKSDNAWQMLSATLVALQGFPGLALFYAGAVTRKCALTSAFMALYAMAATMPCWALWAHNMAFGHRLLPFVGRPAPALAQDYMLTQALLPSTLHLHSNGEVETAAVAPLYPSASMVFFQWAFAGVTVGLVAGAVLGRMSVKAWMAFVPLWTTLSYTVGAYSIWGGGFLFHWGVMDYSGGYVVHLAAGVSGYTAAYWVGPRRTEEEEMTMAGGGNLVAMVAGAGILWMGWTGFNGGDPFSANTDSSVAVLNTHICATTSILAWVCCDIAVRGRPSVVGAVQGMITGLVCITPAAGLVQGWAALLMGVASGTLPCYTMNAAMSFKVDDTLGILHTHAVSGVLGGVLTGVFAHPTLCDMFLPVTGSRGLVYGVRAGGVQVLKQVAAALFVAAWNVAATSIILVVVRAFVPLRMTEDELLAGDIAVHGEQAYYFSSGTNCSLSHETIEVGNS, from the coding sequence ATGAAGCAGCAGATCGAACTCAAACTAGGAAGAGCAATGGCGTCGGTGGCGGTGCCGGAGTGGCTGAACAAGAGCGACAACGCCTGGCAGATGCTCTCCGCCACGCTCGTCGCCCTGCAGGGCTTCCCCGGTCTCGCCCTCTTCTACGCCGGCGCCGTCACCCGCAAGTGCGCGCTCACCTCCGCATTCATGGCGCTCtacgccatggccgccaccatGCCGTGCTGGGCGCTCTGGGCGCACAACATGGCCTTCGGCCACCGCCTCCTGCCCTTCGTCGGCCGCCCCGCCCCGGCGCTCGCCCAGGACTACATGCTCACCCAGGCGCTGCTCCCCTccaccctccacctccactccaACGGCGAGGTGGAGacggccgcggtggcgccgctGTACCCGTCGGCGAGCATGGTGTTCTTCCAGTGGGCCTTCGCCGGCGTCACCGTGGGgctggtcgccggcgccgtgctcGGGCGCATGAGCGTCAAGGCGTGGATGGCGTTCGTGCCGCTGTGGACGACGCTGTCCTATACGGTGGGAGCGTACAGCATTTGGGGCGGGGGCTTCCTCTTCCACTGGGGCGTCATGGACTACTCCGGCGGCTACGTCgttcacctcgccgccggcgtctccgGCTACACGGCCGCGTACTGGGTGGGACCAAGgaggacggaggaggaggaaatgacAATGGCGGGTGGTGGCAACCTGGTGGCGATGGTGGCCGGCGCGGGCATCCTGTGGATGGGGTGGACCGGCTTCAACGGCGGCGACCCCTTCTCCGCCAACACCGACTCGTCGGTGGCGGTGCTCAACACGCACATCTGCGCCACCACGAGCATCCTCGCTTGGGTTTGCTGCGACATCGCCGTCCGCGGGAGGCCGTCGGTGGTGGGCGCGGTGCAGGGCATGATCACCGGCCTGGTGTGCATAACTCCGGCGGCAGGGCTGGTGCAGGGGTGGGCAGCTCTGCTAATGGGCGTCGCGTCGGGGACACTGCCATGCTACACCATGAACGCCGCCATGTCGTTCAAGGTAGACGACACGCTGGGCATCCTGCACACCCACGCGGTGTCCGGTGTTCTGGGCGGCGTCCTCACCGGCGTTTTCGCGCACCCTACTCTCTGTGACATGTTCCTTCCGGTGACCGGCTCAAGGGGCCTCGTCTACGGCGTCCGCGCCGGCGGGGTGCAGGTGTTGAAGCAGGTCGCCGCCGCATTGTTCGTTGCCGCATGGAACGTGGCCGCCACGTCCATCATCTTGGTCGTCGTCAGGGCGTTCGTGCCGCTGAGGATGACGGAAGATGAGCTGCTCGCCGGAGACATTGCCGTACATGGGGAACAAGCTTATTATTTTTCGAGTGGCACCAATTGTAGTTTAAGCCATGAGACCATTGAGGTCGGAAATTCataa
- the LOC127758029 gene encoding probable calcium-binding protein CML25/26 — protein sequence MASSASSVFAAFDKDGDGKVSASELRGCMAAALGEEVSEEEAAAILATADTDGDGLLDHHEFMRLSAAHQLQEPAEESLRCLREAFDMYAEEEETAVITPASLRRMLRRLGSEHQRLEMEECRAMICRFDLNGDGVLSFDEFRVMMLMA from the coding sequence ATGGCATCGTCAGCTTCGTCGGTGTTCGCGGCCTTCGAcaaggacggcgacggcaaggtGTCCGCGTCCGAGCTGCGGGgctgcatggcggcggcgctcggggaGGAGGTgtccgaggaggaggcggcggcgatcctCGCAACGGCCgacaccgacggcgacggcttgcTGGACCACCACGAGTTCATGAGGCTCTCTGCTGCTCATCAGTTGCAGGAGCCAGCGGAGGAGAGCCTAAGGTGCCTGAGGGAGGCGTTCGACATgtacgcggaggaggaggagacggcggtgaTCACGCCGGCGAGCCTGCGGCGGATGCTGAGGCGGCTGGGGTCAGAGCATCAGCGGCTGGAGATGGAGGAGTGCAGGGCCATGATCTGCAGGTTCGACCtcaacggcgacggcgtgctCTCCTTTGACGAGTTCAGGGTCATGATGCTCATGGCTTGA
- the LOC127757875 gene encoding xylan O-acetyltransferase 3, translated as MSKPQQQSPPSTTTTSPPPPPPSTPPPASSSRSLLSALRRSPVTTLVAAFFLLALFMYGEDVRTLAELSIDDYLYPDADFYNVSGLPPLILPPPTCDLSRGRWVFDNTSLPAYREKECTFLTKQVSCLANGRPDHLWQYWRWQPNNCSLPTFDARRFMEKMRGKRMMFVGDSLNRNQWESLVCLVQPILSKGRKKIVKRGSFNIFYAKEYRATLEFYWAPFLVESNSDNPNFHHIDQRIISPERIESHANNWKDVDYLIFNTYIWWMNNEDIKVRRPNSTSWSEHDEMPRIETYGRVFKTWSTWLEQNVDPARTSVFFMTISPLHNSPAQWGNPNGIKCVKETLPVLNYTKPLDLNHDMRMYDLVAKVAKNMKNVPVSLIDITRMSDYRKDAHTSLYSIRQGKLLTPEQKADPQKYADCIHWCLPGVPDVWNQILYTRILSKSSPPSTHPSLPPQ; from the exons atgtccAAGCCACAGCAGCAGTCGCCcccttccaccaccaccacctcacctcctccaccaccgccctccactccgccccccgcctcctcctcccgctccctcctctccgcgctGCGCCGCTCCCCGGTCACCaccctcgtcgccgccttcttcctcctcgccctctTCATGTACGGCGAGGACGTCCGCACCCTCGCCGAGCTCTCCATCGACGACTACCTCTACCCCGACGCCGATTTCTACAACGTCTCGGGCCTACCCCCGCTAATCCTCCCCCCGCCCACCTGCGACCTCTCCCGCGGCCGATGGGTCTTCGACAACACCTCCCTCCCGGCCTACAGGGAGAAGGAATGCACCTTCCTCACCAAGCAGGTCTCCTGCCTCGCCAATGGCCGCCCCGACCACCTATGGCAGTACTGGCGCTGGCAACCCAACAACTGCTCGCTCCCCAC GTTCGACGCGCGGCGGTTCATGGAGAAGATGCGGGGGAAGCGGATGATGTTCGTGGGGGACTCGCTGAATCGGAACCAGTGGGAGTCGCTGGTGTGCCTGGTGCAGCCCATCCTATCCAAGGGCAGGAAGAAGATCGTCAAGCGCGGTTCCTTCAACATCTTCTACGCCAAGGAGTACCGCGCCACCCTCGAGTTCTACTGGGCCCCCTTCCTCGTCGAGTCCAACTCCGACAACCCCAATTTCCACCACATCGACCAGCGCATCATCAGCCCTGAGCGGATCGAGAGCCATGCCAACAACTGGAAGGACGTTGATTACCTCATCTTCAACACCTACATCTGGTGGATGAACAACGAAGACATCAAAGTCAG gaGGCCAAATTCAACTTCTTGGTCAGAGCACGACGAGATGCCAAGGATCGAGACCTATGGCCGTGTGTTCAAGACTTGGTCGACATGGCTGGAACAAAATGTTGATCCTGCCAGGACTTCGGTGTTCTTCATGACGATTTCTCCTCTTCACAACAG CCCAGCACAATGGGGGAACCCGAACGGGATCAAATGCGTAAAGGAGACACTTCCAGTCCTCAACTACACCAAGCCACTGGATCTCAACCATGACATGCGGATGTACGACCTGGTAGCAAAAGTTGCTAAAAACATGAAGAATGTTCCAGTGTCGTTGATCGACATCACAAGGATGTCAGATTACAGGAAGGATGCCCACACATCATTGTATTCCATCCGTCAGGGTAAACTGTTGACACCGGAGCAGAAGGCTGACCCACAGAAGTACGCTGACTGCATCCATTGGTGCCTTCCTGGGGTACCAGACGTCTGGAACCAGATACTCTACACCAGGATCCTCTCCAAATCCTCCCCTCCATCCACacatccctctctccctccacaaTGA
- the LOC127756465 gene encoding uncharacterized protein LOC127756465, which translates to MPKSKRNRPVTLSKTKKKPGLERKGKVVTDIKDAVEHYANAYVFTYDNMRNQKLKDLREQLKSSSRIFLAGKKVMQIALGRSHADEAKTGLHKLSKFLQGDTGLFFTNLPRDDVERLFREFEEHDFARTGSIATETVELKEGPLEQFTHEMEPFLRKQGMPVRLNKGAVELVADHIVCEEGKPISPEAAQTLRLLGMQMATFRLYLVCWWSSDDFEVYKEGLAQLRAEADDSS; encoded by the exons ATGCCGAAATCCAAGCGCAACCGCCCTG TAACCTTATCCAAGACCAAGAAGAAGCCTGGATTAGAGCGCAAGGGCAAAGTTGTTACCGATATCAAAGATGCCGTCGAGCACTACGCTAATGCCTATGTCTTCACCTACGATAACATGAGGAATCAGAAGCTCAAGGACCTCAGAGAGCAGCTCAAGTCCTCCAGCAG GATATTCCTTGCTGGAAAGAAGGTCATGCAGATAGCGCTGGGGCGTTCACATGCTGATGAAGCTAAAACAGGCCTTCATAAACTTTCCAAG TTCCTACAAGGTGATACTGGACTGTTCTTTACTAATCTTCCAAGAGATGATGTAGAGAG ATTATTTCGAGAATTCGAAGAGCATGATTTCGCCAGGACAGGAAGTATTGCGACAGAAACG GTGGAGCTTAAGGAAGGCCCCTTAGAACAGTTTACACATGAAATGGAACCCTTTCTACGCAAGCAAGGAATGCCAGTTCGTCTGAACAAAG GTGCGGTAGAATTAGTTGCAGATCACATAGTATGTGAAGAAGGGAAGCCCATTTCACCAGAAGCAGCACAAACTCTG CGGTTGCTTGGGATGCAGATGGCAACATTCCGACTGTACCTTGTCTGCTGGTGGTCCTCTGATGACTTCGAAGTTTACAAGGAAGGCTTGGCACAACTGCGAGCTGAAGCTGATGATTCTTCTTAA
- the LOC127758054 gene encoding clathrin heavy chain 2 translates to MAAANAPIAMREALTLTSLGIAPQFVTFTHVTMESEKYICVRETSPQNSVVIVDMAMPAQPLRRPITADSALMNPNTRILALKAQIPGTTQDHLQIFNIEAKTKIKSHQMPEQVVFWKWITPKLLGLVTQTSVYHWSIEGDSEPAKMFDRTANLANNQIINYRCDPSEKWLVLIGIAPGAPERPQLVKGNMQLFSVDQQRSQALEAHAASFASFKVVGNENPSTLICFASKTTNAGQITSKLHVIELGAQPGKPGFSKKQADLFFPPDFQDDFPVAMQISQKYGLIYVITKLGLLFVYDLETAAAVYRNRISPDPIFLTAESSACGGFYAINRRGQVLHATVNDATIVPFVSSQLNNLELAVNLAKRANLPGAENLVVQRFQELFAQTKYKEAAELAAESPQGLLRTPDTVAKFQSVPVQAGQTPPLLQYFGTLLTRGKLNAYESLELSRLVVNQNKKNLLENWLAEDKLECSEELGDLVKTVDNDLALKIYIKARATPKVVAAFAERREFDKILIYSKQVGYTPDYLFLLQTILRTDPQGAVNFALMMSQMEGGCPVDYNTITDLFLQRNMIREATAFLLDVLKPNLPEHAFLQTKVLEINLVTYPNVADAILANGMFSHYDRPRVAQLCEKAGLYLRALQHYTELPDIKRVMVNTHAIEPQALVEFFGTLSREWALECMKDLLLVNLRGNLQIVVQAAKEYSEQLGVDACIKLFEQFKSYEGLYFFLGAYLSSSEDPDIHFKYIEAAARTGQIKEVERVTRESNFYDAEKTKNFLMEAKLPDARPLINVCDRFGFVPDLTHYLYTNNMLRYIEGYVQKVNPGNAPLVVGQLLDDECPEDFIKGLILSVRSLLPVEPLVDECEKRNRLRLLTQFLEHLVSEGSQDVHVHNALGKIIIDSNNNPEHFLTTNPFYDSRVVGKYCEKRDPTLAVVAYRRGQCDDELINVTNKNSLFKLQARYVVERMDGDLWDKVLQPENEYRRQLIDQVVSTALPESKSPEQVSAAVKAFMTADLPHELIELLEKIVLQNSAFSGNFNLQNLLILTAIKADPSRVMDYVNRLDNFDGPAVGEVAVEAQLFEEAFAIFKKFNLNVQAVNVLLDNIRSIERAEEFAFRVEEDAVWSQVAKAQLREGLVSEAIESFIRADDATHFLDVIRAAEEANVYDDLVKYLLMVRQKAREPKVDGELIFAYAKIDRLSDIEEFILMPNVANLQNVGDRLYDEELYEAAKIIYAFISNWAKLAVTLVKLKQFQGAVDAARKANSAKTWKEVCFACVDAEEFRLAQICGLNIIVQVDDLEEVSEYYQNRGCFNELISLMESGLGLERAHMGIFTELGVLYARYRPEKLMEHIKLFSTRLNIPKLIRACDEQQHWKELTYLYIQYDEFDNAATTIMNHSPDAWDHMQFKDVAVKVANVELYYKAVHFYLQEHPDLINDLLNVLALRLDHTRVVDIMRKAGQLHLVKPYMVAVQSNNVSAVNESLNELYVEEEDYERLRESVDMHDNFDQIGLAQKLEKHELLEMRRIAAYIYKKAGRWKQSIALSKKDNMYKDCMETCSQSGDRELSEDLLVYFIEQGKKECFASCLFICYDLIRADVALELAWMNNMVDFAFPYLLQFIREYTSKVDELVKDRIESQNEVRAKEKEEKDLVAQQNMYAQLLPLALPAPPGMGGPPPPMGMPGMPPMGGMGMPPMGPGPMPAYGMPPMGSY, encoded by the exons atggcggcggccaaCGCCCCCATCGCCATGCGCGAGGCGCTCACG CTCACCAGCCTGGGGATCGcgccccagttcgtcaccttCACCCACGTCACCATGGAGTCGGAGAAATACATCTGCGTCCGCGAGACCTCCCCGCAGAACAGCGTCGTCATCGTCGACATGGCCATGCCCGCGCAGCCCCTCCGCAGGCCCATCACCGCCGACTCCGCCCTCATGAACCCCAACACCCGCATCCTCGCCCTCAAAG CTCAAATACCTGGGACAACACAGGATCACCTGCAAATCTTCAACATTGAGgctaaaacaaaaattaagtCCCACCAGATGCCTGAGCAG GTTGTGTTTTGGAAATGGATCACCCCAAAGTTGTTGGGTTTGGTAACACAAACATCAGTTTATCACTGGTCAATTGAGG GAGATTCTGAACCGGCCAAGATGTTCGATAGGACGGCTAATTTGGCCAACAATCAAATTATCAACTATCGATGTGATCCATCTGAGAAGTGGCTTGTGCTTATTGGAATTGCACCTGGTGCTCCAGAG AGGCCACAACTGGTGAAGGGAAATATGCAACTTTTTTCTGTGGATCAGCAACGTAGTCAGGCACTTGAAGCCCATGCAGCATCCTTTGCATCATTTAAG GTCGTGGGCAACGAGAACCCTTCAACTCTCATCTGCTTTGCCTCAAAGACAACTAATGCTGGGCAGATCACTTCTAAGTTGCATGTTATTGAATTGGGTGCCCAGCCAG GGAAACCAGGGTTTTCCAAGAAGCAAGCTGATCTCTTCTTCCCCCCAGATTTTCAGGATGATTTTCCTGTGGCCATGCAG ATCTCTCAGAAGTATGGCCTTATCTATGTAATTACGAAGCTTGGCCTTTTATTTGTATATGACTTGGAAACAGCTGCAGCGGTCTATAGAAATAGAATTAGTCCAGATCCTATATTCTTGACAGCAGAGTCTTCTGCATGTGGTGGTTTTTATGCCATCAATAGGAGAGGACAGGTTTTACATGCCACAGTTAATGATGCAACCATTGTGCCTTTTGTCAGCAGTCAA TTAAATAACCTTGAACTAGCTGTAAATCTTGCCAAAAGAGCTAATCTTCCTGGGGCAGAGAACTTG GTTGTGCAAAGGTTTCAAGAATTGTttgcacaaacaaaatacaaGGAAGCAGCTGAGTTGGCTGCAGAATCTCCTCAAGGTCTTCTCCGAACTCCTGATACTGTTGCAAAATTTCAG AGTGTTCCTGTTCAAGCTGGGCAAACGCCTCCACTCTTGCAGTACTTTGGCACATTGCTAACTCGGGGGAAGCTCAATGCTTACGAGTCTCTTGAGCTATCTCGACTTGTTGTCAATCAGAACAAAAAGAACCTTTTGGAAAACTGGTTGGCTGAAGACAAATTGGAGTGCAGTGAAGAACTTGGAGATCTTGTCAAG ACTGTGGACAATGATCTTGCTCTGAAAATATACATAAAGGCTAGGGCAACCCCTAAAGTTGTTGCCGCTTTTGCTGAAAGAAGGGAATTTGACAAGATCCTTATATATTCAAAGCAG GTTGGATACACCCCTGActacctcttcctcctccagaccATTTTACGTACGGATCCACAG GGAGCTGTCAACTTTGCGCTCATGATGTCACAAATGGAGGGGGGCTGTCCAGTTGATTACAATACTATAACTGATCTCTTCCTTCAG AGAAACATGATACGTGAGGCAACAGCTTTCCTGCTGGATGTTTTAAAGCCAAACTTGCCGGAGCATGCTTTTCTTCAAACCAAG GTTTTGGAGATCAACTTGGTCACTTACCCAAATGTTGCTGATGCCATCCTTGCTAATGGTATGTTCAGTCATTATGATCGCCCTCGTGTTGCTCAGCTTTGTGAAAAGGCTGGCTTGTACTTGCGAGCTCTCCAG CATTACACAGAATTACCAGATATCAAGCGTGTCATGGTGAATACCCATGCCATTGAGCCACAG GCACTTGTTGAGTTCTTTGGCACTCTTTCAAGAGAGTGGGCTTTGGAGTGCATGAAGGACCTTCTGCTGGTCAATCTAAGAGGGAATCTTCAAATTGTTGTACAG GCTGCCAAAGAATACTCTGAGCAGCTAGGGGTTGATGCTTGCATAAAACTGTTTGAGCAATTCAAATCTTACGAGGGCCTTTACTTTTTCTTGGGAGCTTATTTGAGTTCCAG TGAGGATCCAGATATTCATTTCAAATACATAGAAGCAGCTGCTAGGACTGGACAGATCAAAGAAGTTGAACGTGTAACCAGGGAATCCAACTTTTATGATGCGGAGAAGACAAAGAACTTTTTAATGGAAGCGAAACTACCTGATGCCCGTCCGCTGATTAATGTCTGCGACCGCTTTGGATTTGTTCCAGATTTGACCCACTATCTGTATACAAATAATATGCTTCGGTATATTGAAGGCTATGTACAGAAA GTGAACCCTGGAAATGCTCCATTAGTTGTTGGACAGCTACTTGATGATGAGTGCCCTGAAGATTTCATTAAGGGCTTGATTCTGTCTGTCCGTTCTCTCCTTCCTGTTGAGCCACTAGTTGATGAATGCGAGAAGAG gaACCGCCTACGGCTGCTGACACAATTTTTGGAGCACTTAGTGAGCGAGGGTAGCCAAGATGTCCATGTGCACAATGCTCTTGGAAAAATCATCATTGACAGCAACAATAATCCTGAGCACTTCCTTACCACCAATCCATTTTATGACTCTCGCGTGGTCGGTAAATACTGTGAAAAGCGGGATCCTACCCTTGCTGTTGTTGCTTACAGACGTGGACAGTGTGATGATGAACTTATTAATGTCACCAATAAAAACTCACTGTTCAAGCTGCAAGCTAG GTATGTGGTTGAAAGAATGGATGGTGATCTGTGGGATAAAGTTCTACAGCCTGAAAATGAATATAGAAGGCAACTCATTGACCAAGTGGTTTCTACGGCTTTGCCTGAAAGCAAGAGCCCCGAGCAAGTGTCTGCTGCcgttaaggctttcatgacagcTGATCTTCCCCATGAACTGATTGAACTTCTTGAAAAGATCGTCCTTCAGAATTCTGCTTTCAGTGGAAACTTCAATCTGCAGAACCTTCTCATCTTGACAGCCATCAAGGCTGACCCATCCAGGGTCATGGACTATGTCAACAGGCTGGACAACTTTGATGGGCCTGCTGTTGGAGAAgtagcagttgaagcacagctGTTTGAGGAGGCTTTCGCTATCTTCAAGAAGTTCAACTTAAATGTGCAGGCTGTCAATGTTCTATTGGACAACATCCGAAGCATAGAAAGAGCTGAAGAGTTTGCATTCCGTGTTGAAGAAGATGCTGTTTGGAGCCAGGTTGCCAAGGCCCAGTTGCGTGAAGGTTTGGTTAGTGAAGCAATTGAGTCCTTCATTCGTGCAGATGATGCAACACATTTCCTCGACGTCATCCGTGCTGCTGAGGAAGCTAATGTATACGATGATCTAGTTAAGTACTTGCTTATGGTAAGGCAGAAGGCAAGGGAACCCAAAGTTGATGGAGAACTCATCTTTGCGTATGCTAAGATTGATAGACTCAGTGATATTGAAGAGTTCATTCTCATGCCGAATGTTGCCAATCTTCAAAATGTTGGTGATCGTCTGTATGATGAAGAACTTTATGAAGCAGCAAAGATCATCTATGCCTTCATCTCAAACTGGGCTAAGCTGGCTGTTACCCTTGTTAAGCTGAAGCAGTTCCAAGGTGCTGTGGATGCTGCTCGCAAGGCTAACAGTGCTAAAACATGGAAGGAAGTCTGCTTTGCTTGTGTTGATGCCGAGGAGTTCCGGCTAGCACAAATATGTGGTCTCAATATTATTGTCCAG GTTGATGATTTGGAGGAAGTAAGTGAATACTACCAGAACAGAGGATGTTTCAATGAACTTATTTCCCTCATGGAAAGTGGTCTAGGACTGGAGCGTGCTCACATGGGCATCTTCACAGAATTAGGAGTCCTCTATGCTAGATATCGCCCTGAGAAGCTCATGGAACACATCAAACTTTTCTCCACACGTCTCAACATTCCTAAGCTTATCCGTGCTTGTGATGAACAGCAGCACTGGAAAGAGCTTACTTACCTATACATCCAGTATGATGAATTTGACAATGCTGCCACCACTATTATGAACCATTCTCCGGATGCATGGGATCATATGCAATTTAAGGATGTTGCTGTTAAAGTTGCAAATGTTGAGCTATACTACAAGGCAGTGCACTTCTATCTGCAAGAGCATCCTGATCTCATCAATGACCTTCTCAATGTACTCGCGCTTCGTTTGGATCATACAAGAGTCGTGGACATAATGCGCAAG GCTGGTCAGTTGCATCTTGTGAAACCATACATGGTTGCAGTTCAGAGCAACAATGTCTCTGCTGTGAATGAATCTTTGAATGAGCTTTATGTTGAAGAGGAGGATTATGAGAGACTCCGTGAATCGGTTGATATGCATGACAACTTTGATCAGATAGGTCTTGCCCAGAAG CTTGAGAAGCATGAATTGCTTGAGATGAGGAGGATTGCTGCCTACATTTACAAGAAGGCTGGCAGATGGAAGCAATCTATTGCCCTGTCGAAGAAAGACAACATGTACAAGGATTGCATGGAGACATGCTCACAGTCTGGTGACCGCGAGCTGTCAGAAGATTTGCTTGTCTATTTCATTGAACAG GGAAAGAAAGAATGCTTTGCTTCTTGTCTCTTTATTTGTTATGACTTGATCCGTGCGGATGTTGCTCTTGAGCTTGCATGGATGAACAACATGGTGGACTTTGCATTCCCCTATCTGTTACAG TTCATTCGGGAGTACACAAGCAAGGTTGATGAGCTAGTGAAGGACAGGATTGAATCACAGAATGAAGTAAGGGctaaagagaaggaagaaaaagatcTTGTTGCTCAGCAG AACATGTATGCCCAATTGCTTCCTCTTGCCTTGCCTGCTCCTCCTGGTATGGGCGGTCCTCCACCGCCAATGGGGATGCCGGGCATGCCTCCGATGGGCGGAATGGGGATGCCTCCGATGGGTCCTGGACCTATGCCAGCATATGGGATGCCTCCAATGGGAAGCTACTGA